From the genome of Triticum aestivum cultivar Chinese Spring chromosome 3B, IWGSC CS RefSeq v2.1, whole genome shotgun sequence, one region includes:
- the LOC123069703 gene encoding exportin-7-B isoform X1 yields MSSMESLAQLEVLCEKLYNSRDSAERAHAESTLKCFSENRDYISQCQYILDNASTPYALMLASTSLVKQVSDRSLSLQLRLDIRNYVMNYLAARGPKLQNFVTISLIQLACRITKFGWFDDDRFREIFKEATDFLALASQDHYLIGLKILNFLVMEMNQANSAMPLTLHRKIATSFKDQFLLQIFQISLTSLHQLKSEVPDELRRVPISLALRCLSFDFVGSPVDESSEEFGTVQLPASWRPLLQDPSTVQIFFDYYKVNDTSVSKEALECLVRLASVRRSLFVEDPARSQFLSHLMSGTREILQTGQGLADHGNYHEFCRLLGRFKVNYQLSELLNVEFYGEWLGLVAEFTTKSLLSWQWASNSVYYLLSLWSRLVTSVPYLKGDTPSLLDETVPKITEGFITSRINSVQASFADNSPDPDNPLENAESLQDQLESLPYLCRFKYESCSLFIINIMEPLLQAYTARSRLPASGDAAELSVIEGQIAWMVHIIAAILKIRQTVGCSQDSQELFDAELAARVLQLINITDTGVHAQRYQEISKQRLDRAILIFVQNFRRSYVGDQAMHASKQLYARLSELLGLTDHLVLLNVIVGKIATNLKCYAECEDVIDHTLSLFLELASGSYMTGKLILKLESTKFIIANHSRENFPFLEEYRCVRSRTNFYYILGCLVFMEDGPVKFRSFMEPLLQVAVNLEASADAAFRTDVVKYAFTGLMRDLRGIAMATNSRRTYGLLFDWLYPSRMPLLLRAISLLTDEPEVTTPLLKFMSEFVLNKAQRLTFDSSSPNGILLFREISKLIVAYGSRILLLPNGTNIYRSKYKGIWISLTVLSRALCGNYVNFGVFELYGDRALADALDISLKMTLSIPLSDILTFKKLSKAYYGYMEVLFNNHITINSVLNLDTSTFVHIVTSLESGLKGLDTGISTQCASAIDSLAAFYFNNITAGDNPPSPAALNLARHIGELPSLFPQILKSLFEIIIFEDAGNQWSLSRPILSLIMISEQMFSDLRSQVLASQPLDQQQRLSQCFDKLMTDVTRSLEPKNRDRFTQNLTTFRHDFRAK; encoded by the exons ATGTCTTCAATGGAGAGCCTAGCACAGTTAGAGGTGTTGTGCGAAAAGCTTTACAACTCTAGAGACTCGGCTGAGAGAGCACATGCAGAAAGTACGCTCAAGTGCTTCTCAGAGAACAGAGACTACATTTCGCAGTGCCAATATATATTGGACAATGCGTCAACTCCATATGCCTTGATGTTGGCCAGTACAAGCTTGGTGAAGCAAGTGTCAGATCGCAGTCTTTCTCTACAATTGCGCCTTGATATCC GGAATTATGTCATGAACTACCTTGCGGCAAGAGGACCTAAATTGCAGAACTTTGTGACTATTTCCCTAATTCAGCTTGCATGTCGGATAACAAAATTTGGATGGTTTGATGACGACAGATTCAGAGAGATTTTTAAAGAAGCAACAGATTTCTTAGCTCTG GCATCTCAGGATCACTATTTAATAGGATTGAAGATACTAAATTTTCTCGTAATGGAAATGAACCAG GCAAACTCTGCAATGCCTTTGACACTTCacagaaaaattgcaacttcatTCAAGGACCAGTTTCTTCTGCAGATTTTCCAAATTTCTCTTACCTCATTACACCAACTGAAAAGTGAAG TACCAGATGAGCTAAGGCGTGTTCCTATTTCGCTTGCATTGAGGTGCTTGTCATTTGACTTTGTTGGTTCTCCAGTGGATGAGAGCTCTGAAGAATTTGGAACAGTGCAG CTTCCTGCATCCTGGAGGCCTCTCCTTCAAGATCCTTCCACTGTTCAGATCTTTTTTGACTACTACAAAGTCAATGATACATCTGTTTCAAAAGAG GCTTTGGAATGTCTTGTCAGACTTGCTTCTGTCAGGCGAAGTCTTTTTGTGGAAGACCCTGCCAGGTCCCAGTTTCTCTCACATCTGATGTCAGGCACCAGGGAGATACTCCAAACAGGCCAAG GTCTCGCTGATCATGGAAATTACCATGAGTTCTGCCGTCTTCTGGGACGTTTTAAAGTGAATTACCAG TTATCAGAGCTTCTGAATGTTGAGTTCTATGGTGAATGGCTTGGTCTCGTAGCAGAATTTACAACTAAATCGTTGCTATCATGGCAG TGGGCCAGTAATAGCGTCTACTATCTTTTAAGTCTCTGGTCAAGGCTGGTGACATCTGTGCCTTACTTGAAAGGCGATACACCAAGTCTGCTTGATGAAACTGTACCCAAAATTACGGAGGGTTTTATCACTTCTAGAATTAATTCTGTCCAG GCCAGCTTTGCGGACAACTCACCAGACCCAGATAATCCATTAGAAAATGCGGAAAGTCTCCAGGATCAGCTGGAGAGTCTTCCTTATCTTTGTAGATTCAAG TATGAAAGCTGTAGCCTCTTCATCATTAATATCATGGAGCCTCTTCTACAAGCTTATACG GCAAGGTCAAGATTACCAGCTTCTGGAGATGCAGCTGAGCTGTCTGTCATTGAAGGGCAAATTGCATGGATGGTCCACATAATTGCAGCTATTCTCAAGATTAGGCAGACTGTGGGTTGCAG CCAAGATTCACAGGAGTTATTCGATGCGGAACTTGCGGCTCGTGTGTTACAGTTGATAAATATTACTGACACAGGGGTGCACGCACAG AGATATCAAGAAATAAGTAAGCAAAGGCTTGATCGAGCTATTCTCATCTTTGTTCAAAATTTCAGAAGGTCATATGTAGGGGACCAAGCCATGCATGCTTCAAAG CAGTTGTATGCAAGATTGTCTGAACTTCTTGGACTGACTGACCATTTAGTTTTACTCAACGTCATTGTTGGGAAAATAGCTACAAATCTGAAGTGCTATGCTGAG TGCGAAGATGTTATTGATCATACTCTGTCACTGTTCCTGGAGCTTGCATCTGG CAGCTATATGACTGGAAAGCTTATTCTCAAGCTGGAGAGTACAAAGTTCATTATTGCAAATCATTCT CGGGAAAATTTTCCGTTTCTTGAAGAATATAGATGTGTCCGCAGTAGAACTAACTTCTACTACATCCTGGGCTGCTTGGTCTTCATGGAGGATGGCCCAGTAAAATTCCGAAGTTTCATGGAGCCACTTCTGCAG GTTGCAGTTAATTTGGAGGCAAGTGCTGATGCTGCTTTCCGGACTGATGTTGTAAAGTACGCATTTACTGGTTTGATGAGAGATCTACGAGGCATTGCTATGGCCACAAACAG CCGCAGGACTTACGGCCTCCTATTTGACTGGTTGTATCCGTCTCGCATGCCTCTTCTGTTGAGAGCCATCTCCCTGCTGACTGATGAACCAGAG GTCACCACACCCTTACTTAAGTTCATGTCTGAATTTGTTTTGAATAAGGCTCAACGATTGACATTTGATTCATCATCACCAAATGGGATCCTTCTGTTCCGGGAGATTAGTAAGCTGATTGTGGCTTATGGTTCACGGATTTTATTGCTTCCAAATGGCACTAATATTTATAGAAGTAAATACAAAGGCATATGGATTTCATTGACTGTTCTTTCAAGGG CCCTATGTGGGAACTATGTCAATTTTGGTGTCTTCGAGCTTTATGGTGACAGAGCACTTGCGGATGCCCTTGATATATCTTTAAAGATGACTCTGTCAATTCCGTTGTCTGACATATTGACATTTAAAAAG CTTTCAAAAGCATACTATGGATATATGGAAGTTCTTTTCAACAACCATATCACTATCAATTCTGTCCTCAATTTGGACACAAGCACATTTGTGCATATTGTCACCTCGCTTGAATCTGGCTTGAAAGGATTAGATACAGGAATATCAACACAG TGCGCTTCTGCCATTGATAGCTTGGCTGCTTTCTATTTTAACAATATAACAGCTGGTGATAATCCACCATCACCAGCTGCACTGAATCTTGCTCGACATATTGGGGAGCTCCCCAGTTTATTTCCTCAG ATACTGAAGTCACTTTTTGAAATCATTATCTTCGAGGATGCGGGTAACCAGTGGAGTCTCAGTAGACCAATACTTAGTTTGATAATGATCAGTGAACAG ATGTTTAGTGATCTGAGATCACAGGTATTAGCATCACAG CCTTTAGATCAGCAACAACGCCTCTCACAGTGTTTCGATAAGCTCATGACTGATGTCACAAGGAGCTTGGAACCAAAGAACAGAGACAGATTCACTCAAAATCTCACAACATTCAGACATGATTTCCGAGCGAAGTGA
- the LOC123069703 gene encoding exportin-7-B isoform X4, which translates to MSSMESLAQLEVLCEKLYNSRDSAERAHAESTLKCFSENRDYISQCQYILDNASTPYALMLASTSLVKQVSDRSLSLQLRLDIRNYVMNYLAARGPKLQNFVTISLIQLACRITKFGWFDDDRFREIFKEATDFLALASQDHYLIGLKILNFLVMEMNQANSAMPLTLHRKIATSFKDQFLLQIFQISLTSLHQLKSEVPDELRRVPISLALRCLSFDFVGSPVDESSEEFGTVQLPASWRPLLQDPSTVQIFFDYYKVNDTSVSKEALECLVRLASVRRSLFVEDPARSQFLSHLMSGTREILQTGQGLADHGNYHEFCRLLGRFKVNYQLSELLNVEFYGEWLGLVAEFTTKSLLSWQWASNSVYYLLSLWSRLVTSVPYLKGDTPSLLDETVPKITEGFITSRINSVQASFADNSPDPDNPLENAESLQDQLESLPYLCRFKYESCSLFIINIMEPLLQAYTARSRLPASGDAAELSVIEGQIAWMVHIIAAILKIRQTVGCSQDSQELFDAELAARVLQLINITDTGVHAQRYQEISKQRLDRAILIFVQNFRRSYVGDQAMHASKLYARLSELLGLTDHLVLLNVIVGKIATNLKCYAECEDVIDHTLSLFLELASGYMTGKLILKLESTKFIIANHSRENFPFLEEYRCVRSRTNFYYILGCLVFMEDGPVKFRSFMEPLLQVAVNLEASADAAFRTDVVKYAFTGLMRDLRGIAMATNSRRTYGLLFDWLYPSRMPLLLRAISLLTDEPEVTTPLLKFMSEFVLNKAQRLTFDSSSPNGILLFREISKLIVAYGSRILLLPNGTNIYRSKYKGIWISLTVLSRALCGNYVNFGVFELYGDRALADALDISLKMTLSIPLSDILTFKKLSKAYYGYMEVLFNNHITINSVLNLDTSTFVHIVTSLESGLKGLDTGISTQCASAIDSLAAFYFNNITAGDNPPSPAALNLARHIGELPSLFPQILKSLFEIIIFEDAGNQWSLSRPILSLIMISEQMFSDLRSQVLASQPLDQQQRLSQCFDKLMTDVTRSLEPKNRDRFTQNLTTFRHDFRAK; encoded by the exons ATGTCTTCAATGGAGAGCCTAGCACAGTTAGAGGTGTTGTGCGAAAAGCTTTACAACTCTAGAGACTCGGCTGAGAGAGCACATGCAGAAAGTACGCTCAAGTGCTTCTCAGAGAACAGAGACTACATTTCGCAGTGCCAATATATATTGGACAATGCGTCAACTCCATATGCCTTGATGTTGGCCAGTACAAGCTTGGTGAAGCAAGTGTCAGATCGCAGTCTTTCTCTACAATTGCGCCTTGATATCC GGAATTATGTCATGAACTACCTTGCGGCAAGAGGACCTAAATTGCAGAACTTTGTGACTATTTCCCTAATTCAGCTTGCATGTCGGATAACAAAATTTGGATGGTTTGATGACGACAGATTCAGAGAGATTTTTAAAGAAGCAACAGATTTCTTAGCTCTG GCATCTCAGGATCACTATTTAATAGGATTGAAGATACTAAATTTTCTCGTAATGGAAATGAACCAG GCAAACTCTGCAATGCCTTTGACACTTCacagaaaaattgcaacttcatTCAAGGACCAGTTTCTTCTGCAGATTTTCCAAATTTCTCTTACCTCATTACACCAACTGAAAAGTGAAG TACCAGATGAGCTAAGGCGTGTTCCTATTTCGCTTGCATTGAGGTGCTTGTCATTTGACTTTGTTGGTTCTCCAGTGGATGAGAGCTCTGAAGAATTTGGAACAGTGCAG CTTCCTGCATCCTGGAGGCCTCTCCTTCAAGATCCTTCCACTGTTCAGATCTTTTTTGACTACTACAAAGTCAATGATACATCTGTTTCAAAAGAG GCTTTGGAATGTCTTGTCAGACTTGCTTCTGTCAGGCGAAGTCTTTTTGTGGAAGACCCTGCCAGGTCCCAGTTTCTCTCACATCTGATGTCAGGCACCAGGGAGATACTCCAAACAGGCCAAG GTCTCGCTGATCATGGAAATTACCATGAGTTCTGCCGTCTTCTGGGACGTTTTAAAGTGAATTACCAG TTATCAGAGCTTCTGAATGTTGAGTTCTATGGTGAATGGCTTGGTCTCGTAGCAGAATTTACAACTAAATCGTTGCTATCATGGCAG TGGGCCAGTAATAGCGTCTACTATCTTTTAAGTCTCTGGTCAAGGCTGGTGACATCTGTGCCTTACTTGAAAGGCGATACACCAAGTCTGCTTGATGAAACTGTACCCAAAATTACGGAGGGTTTTATCACTTCTAGAATTAATTCTGTCCAG GCCAGCTTTGCGGACAACTCACCAGACCCAGATAATCCATTAGAAAATGCGGAAAGTCTCCAGGATCAGCTGGAGAGTCTTCCTTATCTTTGTAGATTCAAG TATGAAAGCTGTAGCCTCTTCATCATTAATATCATGGAGCCTCTTCTACAAGCTTATACG GCAAGGTCAAGATTACCAGCTTCTGGAGATGCAGCTGAGCTGTCTGTCATTGAAGGGCAAATTGCATGGATGGTCCACATAATTGCAGCTATTCTCAAGATTAGGCAGACTGTGGGTTGCAG CCAAGATTCACAGGAGTTATTCGATGCGGAACTTGCGGCTCGTGTGTTACAGTTGATAAATATTACTGACACAGGGGTGCACGCACAG AGATATCAAGAAATAAGTAAGCAAAGGCTTGATCGAGCTATTCTCATCTTTGTTCAAAATTTCAGAAGGTCATATGTAGGGGACCAAGCCATGCATGCTTCAAAG TTGTATGCAAGATTGTCTGAACTTCTTGGACTGACTGACCATTTAGTTTTACTCAACGTCATTGTTGGGAAAATAGCTACAAATCTGAAGTGCTATGCTGAG TGCGAAGATGTTATTGATCATACTCTGTCACTGTTCCTGGAGCTTGCATCTGG CTATATGACTGGAAAGCTTATTCTCAAGCTGGAGAGTACAAAGTTCATTATTGCAAATCATTCT CGGGAAAATTTTCCGTTTCTTGAAGAATATAGATGTGTCCGCAGTAGAACTAACTTCTACTACATCCTGGGCTGCTTGGTCTTCATGGAGGATGGCCCAGTAAAATTCCGAAGTTTCATGGAGCCACTTCTGCAG GTTGCAGTTAATTTGGAGGCAAGTGCTGATGCTGCTTTCCGGACTGATGTTGTAAAGTACGCATTTACTGGTTTGATGAGAGATCTACGAGGCATTGCTATGGCCACAAACAG CCGCAGGACTTACGGCCTCCTATTTGACTGGTTGTATCCGTCTCGCATGCCTCTTCTGTTGAGAGCCATCTCCCTGCTGACTGATGAACCAGAG GTCACCACACCCTTACTTAAGTTCATGTCTGAATTTGTTTTGAATAAGGCTCAACGATTGACATTTGATTCATCATCACCAAATGGGATCCTTCTGTTCCGGGAGATTAGTAAGCTGATTGTGGCTTATGGTTCACGGATTTTATTGCTTCCAAATGGCACTAATATTTATAGAAGTAAATACAAAGGCATATGGATTTCATTGACTGTTCTTTCAAGGG CCCTATGTGGGAACTATGTCAATTTTGGTGTCTTCGAGCTTTATGGTGACAGAGCACTTGCGGATGCCCTTGATATATCTTTAAAGATGACTCTGTCAATTCCGTTGTCTGACATATTGACATTTAAAAAG CTTTCAAAAGCATACTATGGATATATGGAAGTTCTTTTCAACAACCATATCACTATCAATTCTGTCCTCAATTTGGACACAAGCACATTTGTGCATATTGTCACCTCGCTTGAATCTGGCTTGAAAGGATTAGATACAGGAATATCAACACAG TGCGCTTCTGCCATTGATAGCTTGGCTGCTTTCTATTTTAACAATATAACAGCTGGTGATAATCCACCATCACCAGCTGCACTGAATCTTGCTCGACATATTGGGGAGCTCCCCAGTTTATTTCCTCAG ATACTGAAGTCACTTTTTGAAATCATTATCTTCGAGGATGCGGGTAACCAGTGGAGTCTCAGTAGACCAATACTTAGTTTGATAATGATCAGTGAACAG ATGTTTAGTGATCTGAGATCACAGGTATTAGCATCACAG CCTTTAGATCAGCAACAACGCCTCTCACAGTGTTTCGATAAGCTCATGACTGATGTCACAAGGAGCTTGGAACCAAAGAACAGAGACAGATTCACTCAAAATCTCACAACATTCAGACATGATTTCCGAGCGAAGTGA
- the LOC123069703 gene encoding exportin-7-B isoform X3, with the protein MSSMESLAQLEVLCEKLYNSRDSAERAHAESTLKCFSENRDYISQCQYILDNASTPYALMLASTSLVKQVSDRSLSLQLRLDIRNYVMNYLAARGPKLQNFVTISLIQLACRITKFGWFDDDRFREIFKEATDFLALASQDHYLIGLKILNFLVMEMNQANSAMPLTLHRKIATSFKDQFLLQIFQISLTSLHQLKSEVPDELRRVPISLALRCLSFDFVGSPVDESSEEFGTVQLPASWRPLLQDPSTVQIFFDYYKVNDTSVSKEALECLVRLASVRRSLFVEDPARSQFLSHLMSGTREILQTGQGLADHGNYHEFCRLLGRFKVNYQLSELLNVEFYGEWLGLVAEFTTKSLLSWQWASNSVYYLLSLWSRLVTSVPYLKGDTPSLLDETVPKITEGFITSRINSVQASFADNSPDPDNPLENAESLQDQLESLPYLCRFKYESCSLFIINIMEPLLQAYTARSRLPASGDAAELSVIEGQIAWMVHIIAAILKIRQTVGCSQDSQELFDAELAARVLQLINITDTGVHAQRYQEISKQRLDRAILIFVQNFRRSYVGDQAMHASKLYARLSELLGLTDHLVLLNVIVGKIATNLKCYAECEDVIDHTLSLFLELASGSYMTGKLILKLESTKFIIANHSRENFPFLEEYRCVRSRTNFYYILGCLVFMEDGPVKFRSFMEPLLQVAVNLEASADAAFRTDVVKYAFTGLMRDLRGIAMATNSRRTYGLLFDWLYPSRMPLLLRAISLLTDEPEVTTPLLKFMSEFVLNKAQRLTFDSSSPNGILLFREISKLIVAYGSRILLLPNGTNIYRSKYKGIWISLTVLSRALCGNYVNFGVFELYGDRALADALDISLKMTLSIPLSDILTFKKLSKAYYGYMEVLFNNHITINSVLNLDTSTFVHIVTSLESGLKGLDTGISTQCASAIDSLAAFYFNNITAGDNPPSPAALNLARHIGELPSLFPQILKSLFEIIIFEDAGNQWSLSRPILSLIMISEQMFSDLRSQVLASQPLDQQQRLSQCFDKLMTDVTRSLEPKNRDRFTQNLTTFRHDFRAK; encoded by the exons ATGTCTTCAATGGAGAGCCTAGCACAGTTAGAGGTGTTGTGCGAAAAGCTTTACAACTCTAGAGACTCGGCTGAGAGAGCACATGCAGAAAGTACGCTCAAGTGCTTCTCAGAGAACAGAGACTACATTTCGCAGTGCCAATATATATTGGACAATGCGTCAACTCCATATGCCTTGATGTTGGCCAGTACAAGCTTGGTGAAGCAAGTGTCAGATCGCAGTCTTTCTCTACAATTGCGCCTTGATATCC GGAATTATGTCATGAACTACCTTGCGGCAAGAGGACCTAAATTGCAGAACTTTGTGACTATTTCCCTAATTCAGCTTGCATGTCGGATAACAAAATTTGGATGGTTTGATGACGACAGATTCAGAGAGATTTTTAAAGAAGCAACAGATTTCTTAGCTCTG GCATCTCAGGATCACTATTTAATAGGATTGAAGATACTAAATTTTCTCGTAATGGAAATGAACCAG GCAAACTCTGCAATGCCTTTGACACTTCacagaaaaattgcaacttcatTCAAGGACCAGTTTCTTCTGCAGATTTTCCAAATTTCTCTTACCTCATTACACCAACTGAAAAGTGAAG TACCAGATGAGCTAAGGCGTGTTCCTATTTCGCTTGCATTGAGGTGCTTGTCATTTGACTTTGTTGGTTCTCCAGTGGATGAGAGCTCTGAAGAATTTGGAACAGTGCAG CTTCCTGCATCCTGGAGGCCTCTCCTTCAAGATCCTTCCACTGTTCAGATCTTTTTTGACTACTACAAAGTCAATGATACATCTGTTTCAAAAGAG GCTTTGGAATGTCTTGTCAGACTTGCTTCTGTCAGGCGAAGTCTTTTTGTGGAAGACCCTGCCAGGTCCCAGTTTCTCTCACATCTGATGTCAGGCACCAGGGAGATACTCCAAACAGGCCAAG GTCTCGCTGATCATGGAAATTACCATGAGTTCTGCCGTCTTCTGGGACGTTTTAAAGTGAATTACCAG TTATCAGAGCTTCTGAATGTTGAGTTCTATGGTGAATGGCTTGGTCTCGTAGCAGAATTTACAACTAAATCGTTGCTATCATGGCAG TGGGCCAGTAATAGCGTCTACTATCTTTTAAGTCTCTGGTCAAGGCTGGTGACATCTGTGCCTTACTTGAAAGGCGATACACCAAGTCTGCTTGATGAAACTGTACCCAAAATTACGGAGGGTTTTATCACTTCTAGAATTAATTCTGTCCAG GCCAGCTTTGCGGACAACTCACCAGACCCAGATAATCCATTAGAAAATGCGGAAAGTCTCCAGGATCAGCTGGAGAGTCTTCCTTATCTTTGTAGATTCAAG TATGAAAGCTGTAGCCTCTTCATCATTAATATCATGGAGCCTCTTCTACAAGCTTATACG GCAAGGTCAAGATTACCAGCTTCTGGAGATGCAGCTGAGCTGTCTGTCATTGAAGGGCAAATTGCATGGATGGTCCACATAATTGCAGCTATTCTCAAGATTAGGCAGACTGTGGGTTGCAG CCAAGATTCACAGGAGTTATTCGATGCGGAACTTGCGGCTCGTGTGTTACAGTTGATAAATATTACTGACACAGGGGTGCACGCACAG AGATATCAAGAAATAAGTAAGCAAAGGCTTGATCGAGCTATTCTCATCTTTGTTCAAAATTTCAGAAGGTCATATGTAGGGGACCAAGCCATGCATGCTTCAAAG TTGTATGCAAGATTGTCTGAACTTCTTGGACTGACTGACCATTTAGTTTTACTCAACGTCATTGTTGGGAAAATAGCTACAAATCTGAAGTGCTATGCTGAG TGCGAAGATGTTATTGATCATACTCTGTCACTGTTCCTGGAGCTTGCATCTGG CAGCTATATGACTGGAAAGCTTATTCTCAAGCTGGAGAGTACAAAGTTCATTATTGCAAATCATTCT CGGGAAAATTTTCCGTTTCTTGAAGAATATAGATGTGTCCGCAGTAGAACTAACTTCTACTACATCCTGGGCTGCTTGGTCTTCATGGAGGATGGCCCAGTAAAATTCCGAAGTTTCATGGAGCCACTTCTGCAG GTTGCAGTTAATTTGGAGGCAAGTGCTGATGCTGCTTTCCGGACTGATGTTGTAAAGTACGCATTTACTGGTTTGATGAGAGATCTACGAGGCATTGCTATGGCCACAAACAG CCGCAGGACTTACGGCCTCCTATTTGACTGGTTGTATCCGTCTCGCATGCCTCTTCTGTTGAGAGCCATCTCCCTGCTGACTGATGAACCAGAG GTCACCACACCCTTACTTAAGTTCATGTCTGAATTTGTTTTGAATAAGGCTCAACGATTGACATTTGATTCATCATCACCAAATGGGATCCTTCTGTTCCGGGAGATTAGTAAGCTGATTGTGGCTTATGGTTCACGGATTTTATTGCTTCCAAATGGCACTAATATTTATAGAAGTAAATACAAAGGCATATGGATTTCATTGACTGTTCTTTCAAGGG CCCTATGTGGGAACTATGTCAATTTTGGTGTCTTCGAGCTTTATGGTGACAGAGCACTTGCGGATGCCCTTGATATATCTTTAAAGATGACTCTGTCAATTCCGTTGTCTGACATATTGACATTTAAAAAG CTTTCAAAAGCATACTATGGATATATGGAAGTTCTTTTCAACAACCATATCACTATCAATTCTGTCCTCAATTTGGACACAAGCACATTTGTGCATATTGTCACCTCGCTTGAATCTGGCTTGAAAGGATTAGATACAGGAATATCAACACAG TGCGCTTCTGCCATTGATAGCTTGGCTGCTTTCTATTTTAACAATATAACAGCTGGTGATAATCCACCATCACCAGCTGCACTGAATCTTGCTCGACATATTGGGGAGCTCCCCAGTTTATTTCCTCAG ATACTGAAGTCACTTTTTGAAATCATTATCTTCGAGGATGCGGGTAACCAGTGGAGTCTCAGTAGACCAATACTTAGTTTGATAATGATCAGTGAACAG ATGTTTAGTGATCTGAGATCACAGGTATTAGCATCACAG CCTTTAGATCAGCAACAACGCCTCTCACAGTGTTTCGATAAGCTCATGACTGATGTCACAAGGAGCTTGGAACCAAAGAACAGAGACAGATTCACTCAAAATCTCACAACATTCAGACATGATTTCCGAGCGAAGTGA